In one window of Tubulanus polymorphus chromosome 3, tnTubPoly1.2, whole genome shotgun sequence DNA:
- the LOC141902487 gene encoding solute carrier family 52, riboflavin transporter, member 3-B-like, whose protein sequence is MAEFCCKNQKISVAVYLLVGLFGIGSWLAINGLWVELPILVARLPEGWDLPSYLVVIIQLANIGPIAYAVANKFSNGKVGEVSVVYIIVTVGALACLLLAIFWDRVTLIGGVDHSTALLVLAFSLALVDCTSSVVFLPYMAVFKPEYMTALYIGEGFSGLLPSLVALIQGVGGNGDCVNVTVPVDVNGTNATTSKLVPVAVEPLFTVEVFFFFLFAMMLLCGGAFTCLNYLPYCRREHAKLKVYLENVDDADDKRAVEFRKRHRRSSCCPSSGEPRQTESTEDVIIHDTENSAVRLCPDDDADRNQNESGPLPLTKYQYVYLLVLNSWINALGNGLLPSIQSYSCLPYGIMTYHLAVTLASVSNPVACFVAFLSPTKSKKVVQILTYSSTAVAAYIVYTAATSPHPPLLDNVGGQILVVACWILVTSIFSYTKATIACIFRNEGRKALLYCGGTTQAGSAVGALVAFLLVNIFHLFVSLPPCST, encoded by the exons ATGGCAGAATTTTGCTGTAAAAATCAGAAGATCTCCGTAGCCGTTTATCTGCTAGTCGGGTTGTTCGGAATCGGCTCGTGGTTGGCGATCAACGGGTTATGGGTCGAATTACCGATACTGGTCGCCCGCTTACCCGAAGGATGGGATTTACCGTCCTACCTCGTCGTGATAATACAGCTCGCGAATATCGGACCGATCGCGTACGCCGTGGCGAACAAATTCAGCAACGGCAAAGTTGGCGAGGTCAGCGTCGTGTATATCATCGTAACGGTCGGCGCGCTGGCGTGCTTGCTGCTGGCGATATTTTGGGATCGCGTTACTCTTATAGGCGGCGTCGATCACAGCACGGCGTTGTTGGTTCTAGCGTTTTCTTTGGCGCTTGTCGACTGTACGTCGTCGGTCGTGTTTCTGCCGTACATGGCCGTGTTTAAACCCGAGTACATGACCGCGTTGTACATCGGCGAAGGTTTCAGCGGATTGTTGCCGAGTCTCGTCGCGTTGATCCAAGGCGTCGGCGGCAACGGCGACTGCGTCAACGTCACCGTGCCCGTCGACGTGAACGGCACGAACGCGACGACGTCGAAGCTCGTTCCCGTCGCCGTCGAACCGCTTTTCACCGTCGAAGTGTTCTTCTTCTTCCTGTTCGCGATGATGCTGCTGTGCGGAGGCGCGTTCACGTGTTTGAACTATTTGCCGTATTGTCGCCGCGAGCACGCGAAACTGAAAGTCTATTTGGAAAACGTCGACGACGCCGACGACAAACGAGCGGTCGAATTTCGAAAGCGTCATCGTCGCAGTAGCTGTTGCCCGAGCAGCGGCGAGCCCCGCCAGACCGAATCGACGGAAGACGTTATTATTCACGATACCGAGAATTCGGCCGTTCGTTTGTGCCCTGACGACGATGCCGATCGAAATCAAAACGAATCCGGCCCTCTGCCGTTAACGAAATATCAATACGTGTATCTGCTAGTGTTGAATAGTTGGATAAATGCTCTCGGAAACGGACTGCTGCCGTCCATCCAATCGTACTCGTGTTTACCGTACGGTATAATGACCTATCATTTAGCGGTGACGCTGGCGAGCGTGTCCAATCCGGTCGCGTGTTTCGTCGCGTTCTTATCGCCGACGAAATCGAAGAAAGTCGTACAGATTTTGACGTATTCGAGCACCGCCGTGGCTGCGTATATCGTGTACACCGCCGCCACGAGTCCACACCCACCGTTATTAGACAACGTTGGCGGACAAATTCTTGTG GTGGCGTGTTGGATCCTTGTGACgagtatattttcatatacgAAAGCGACGATAGCTTGTATATTCCGTAACGAAGGAAGGAAGGCATTGTTATATTGCGGCGGAACAACGCAGGCTGGCTCGGCTGTCGGGGCTTTAGTCGCGTTTCTATTGGTCAACATATTTCATCTATTCGTCAGCTTACCGCCGTGTTCTACCTGA
- the LOC141901500 gene encoding alpha-aminoadipic semialdehyde synthase, mitochondrial-like has protein sequence MWKVQSQLCRRVLSSAARGCRAASTQPAVLAIRREDINVWEGRAPLAPRQVRNLVKSGVKVIVQPSNRRAYTAEDYRHVGAVVQEDIREASLIIGVKQCAIDQLIPNKTYAFFSHTIKAQDDNMAMLDAIMEKNIRLIDYERLVDENSRRLVAFGKYAGFCGMIDILHGMGVRLLALGHHTPFLHIGLAHNYRGTGMALQAVRDIGYEIALGSLPKSLGPLIFVFTGRGNVSQGAQDVFQELPFEYIEPEQLPKVARHGERNKVYGCVVSREDHYIRKADGGFDSEEFTTHPEKYISTFSQKIAPYATCIINGIYYAPGAPRLISIPDAKTLLQPKDTPWIPTSPGCPTLPHRLVAICDISADPGGSIEFMEECTTMDRPFCIYDADQHKNSENFDGDGVVICSIEQLPAQMPLEATDYFGSKLLPWIPDMLKSDAIKPFVNFSAGSVVKNAVIATNGMLADKYNYIADLRESRKSHAAAQAAARSASKRVLLLGSGYVSEPVVEYLTRDKTIAVTVASNSRSEAENLSNIYPNTAPKFLDIIDQRENVEEMIKDHDLVISMLPHVHHIDIAKLCIKYKTNMLTSSYIHPSMRELHDAAVNADITILNEMGLDPGIDHMLALECFDEIHEAGGKITGFTSYCGGLPSPELTNNPLRYKFSWSPVGVLRNVVGAARYLMDNKVVDISAGGTLMDEATVLDFFPGFNLEGLPNRDSTVYKELYGIQSAQTILRGSVRYAGFCNAMKGLIKLGFICDQPNHYLHPGGRDITWKEFMCTLVGKPTDIFVDTLRNAVFDHLDKDEQQMQMVEQLGLISDDVIDKRGTPVETLAEHLNTLLAFGPGERDLVVMRNLIDFQWSSGATEQRDTRLVVYGDPNGHSAMAKCVGYTAGIGAKMILEGEIQSKGVCMPKGVSMYRPMLQRLRAEGISATYTVN, from the exons ATGTGGAAAGTTCAATCGCAACTGTGTAGACGAGTGCTTTCGTCGGCCGCTAGGGGGTGCCGTGCAGCCAGTACTCAGCCGGCGGTGTTGGCGATAAGACGTGAAGATATAAACGTCTGGGAGGGTCGCGCGCCTCTCGCACCCAGACAAGTTCGTAATTTAGTGAAAAGCGGTGTCAAAGTCATCGTTCAACCTTCGAACAGACGAGCTTATACGGCTGAG GATTATCGACACGTCGGAGCTGTCGTTCAAGAAGATATTCGCGAAGCCTCGTTGATTATCGGGGTTAAACAGTGCGCCATCGATCAGCTCATACCGAATAAAACGTACGCATTTTTCTCGCATACGATCAAAGCTCAAGATGACAACATGGCCATGTTAGACGCTATCATGGAAAAG AATATTCGATTGATTGATTATGAACGTTTGGTCGATGAAAACAGTCGACGTTTGGTAGCGTTCGGAAAGTACGCCGGATTCTGCGGTATGATCGATATATTGCATGGTATGGGAGTTCGTCTGTTGGCTTTAGGTCATCATACTCCATTCCTG CACATCGGTTTAGCTCATAATTACCGCGGAACGGGAATGGCGTTGCAGGCTGTGAGAGATATTGGTTATGAAATCGCTCTCGGATCGTTACCTAAAAGTCTTGGTCCATTGATATTTGTGTTCACCGGACGTGGAAATGTATCGCAG GGTGCCCAAGATGTATTTCAAGAGTTGCcatttgaatatatagaaCCGGAACAGTTGCCGAAAGTTGCCCGACATGGAG aaagaAATAAAGTTTACGGATGCGTCGTGAGCCGCGAGGATCACTATATTCGTAAAGCAGACGGCGGATTCGATTCGGAAGAATTCacgactcatcctgaaaaataCATCTCTACATTCAGTCAAAAG ATTGCTCCGTACGCTACATGTATTATTAATGGTATTTATTACGCTCCCGGTGCTCCGAGACTCATCTCGATCCCTGACGCGAAAACCCTTCTGCAACCGAAAGATACCCCGTGGATTCCTACGAGCCCCGGCTGTCCGACGTTGCCTCATCGGCTTGTAGCCATATGTGATATATCCGCCGATCCCGGTGGTTCAATCGAATTCATGGAGGAATGTACGACAATGGATCGTCCGTTCTGTATTTATGACGCCGATCAGCATAAAAATTCCGAAAA TTTTGATGGTGATGGTGTTGTGATATGTAGTATCGAACAGTTGCCCGCTCAAATGCCGTTAGAAGCTACCGATTACTTCGGATCGAAACTGTTACCATGGATACCAGATATG CTAAAATCGGATGCAATAAAACCATTTGTTAACTTCAGCGCCGGTTCAGTTGTCAAAAAT GCTGTAATTGCTACTAATGGAATGTTGGccgataaatataattacatCGCTGATCTCCGGGAAAGCAGAAA GAGTCATGCAGCAGCGCAGGCAGCAGCTCGAAGCGCGTCGAAGCGTGTTTTATTACTCGGATCGGGATACGTTTCGGAACCAGTCGTGGAGTATTTAACCAGAGATAAAACGATAGCCGTCACCGTTG CTTCGAACAGCCGCAGCGAAGCAGAGAATCTCTCGAACATTTACCCAAATACTGCTCCGAAATTCCTCGACATTATCGATCAGCGCGAAAATGTAGAAGAGATGATTAAAGATCATGATTTAGTGATCAG CATGCTGCCGCATGTACACCACATAGATATAGCAAAACTATGTATCAAATACAAGACTAACATGTTAACCAGTAGTTACATACACCCATCTATGAGAGAACTACATGATGC TGCTGTGAATGCAGATATAACGATTCTGAACGAGATGGGTTTGGATCCGGGGATCGACCATATGTTGGCTTTAGAATgtttcgatgaaattcatgAAGCCGGTGGAAag ATAACTGGATTCACCTCCTACTGTGGAGGGTTACCTTCTCCAGAACTCACTAATAATCCTCTCAGATATAAATTCAG TTGGAGTCCTGTTGGTGTGTTGAGAAATGTTGTAGGAGCAGCTAGATATCTCATGGATAACAAG GTAGTTGATATATCAGCTGGTGGTACTCTGATGGACGAGGCGACCGTGTTGGATTTTTTCCCGGGATTCAATTTGGAAGGTTTACCCAACCGCGATTCTACAGTTTACAAGGAATTGTATGGTATACAATCGGCCCAGACGATATTACGTGGTTCAGTGAGATATGCG ggTTTCTGTAACGCAATGAAAGGTTTGATTAAACTAGGGTTCATTTGCGACCAGCCGAACCATTATCTGCATCCAGGTGGCCGTGATATAACATGG AAAGAGTTTATGTGCACATTAGTTGGAAAGCCGACCGATATATTCGTGGACACTTTGAGAAATGCCGTATTCGATCATTTAGATAAAGATGAACAACAGATGCAAATGGTTGAACA GTTGGGATTAATCAGcgatgatgttatagataaaCGTGGAACTCCTGTAGAAACTCTGGCTGAACATTTAAACACGTTACTTGCATTCG GTCCTGGAGAACGTGATTTAGTTGTTATGAGAAATCTGATCGACTTCCAATGGTCGTCAGGAGCGACAGAACAGAGGGATACTCGTTTAGTTGTCTACGGCGACCCGAACGGTCACAGCGCTATGGCCAAGTGTGTTGGCTATACAGCCGGCATCGGCGCGAAAATGATCCTCGAAGGAGAAATCCAATCGAAAGGAGTTTGTATGCCGAAAGGAGTATCCATGTACCGTCCAATGTTACAACGACTACGAGCCGAGGGTATCAGCGCCACCTATACCGTCAACTAA